The following proteins come from a genomic window of Mariniflexile sp. TRM1-10:
- a CDS encoding metallophosphoesterase encodes MLRWVIFLVIFFILDLYAFQVFKTISKNSWFHLSYWVVSILVIGNFVFNYYGFNRSDGFSHTHAYAFGFFLAILIPKAILFLGMFAEDVFRVPQAMYRYFTEGDTAKGNYFASRRQFVSQIVLGLAAIPLASVLYGIYKGKYNFKVLKYTLTFEDLPSAFDGYKITQLSDIHSGSFDDVEKVKYAVNLVNDQQSDVILFTGDMVNNKAEEMHPYLDIFNKLHAKDGKFSVLGNHDYGDYVTWNSEAAKHQNLEDLKTIQKQIGFDLLLNENRFLEKDGERIALVGVENWGTGGFKQAGDLREAASGIKKDDFKILMSHDPTHWEKVVIDDDYHYHLTLSGHTHGMQFGIEIPGWFKWSPVKWRYKYWAGIYEEMGQYINVNRGFGYLAFPGRVGIWPEITVIELKKGASTT; translated from the coding sequence ATGCTCCGTTGGGTTATTTTTCTTGTTATTTTCTTCATTCTGGATTTATATGCTTTTCAGGTATTTAAAACAATCTCAAAAAATAGTTGGTTTCATTTATCGTATTGGGTTGTTTCTATATTAGTTATTGGGAATTTTGTTTTTAACTATTATGGTTTTAACAGAAGTGATGGTTTTTCCCATACCCATGCCTATGCTTTTGGATTTTTTCTAGCGATTTTAATTCCTAAAGCGATTCTTTTTTTAGGCATGTTTGCTGAAGATGTTTTTAGAGTGCCGCAAGCTATGTATCGCTATTTTACCGAGGGAGATACCGCTAAAGGGAATTATTTTGCATCACGCAGGCAGTTTGTTAGTCAGATTGTATTGGGTCTAGCGGCCATTCCGTTGGCGTCTGTTTTATATGGTATTTATAAGGGCAAGTATAATTTTAAGGTTTTAAAATATACCTTAACTTTTGAAGATTTACCCAGTGCATTCGATGGCTATAAAATAACCCAGTTAAGCGATATCCATTCGGGAAGTTTTGATGATGTAGAGAAAGTTAAATACGCCGTAAATTTGGTTAATGACCAACAAAGTGATGTCATTCTGTTTACGGGCGATATGGTGAACAATAAAGCTGAAGAAATGCATCCCTATCTAGACATTTTTAATAAGCTACATGCTAAAGACGGTAAATTTTCGGTGTTGGGAAACCATGATTATGGCGATTATGTTACTTGGAATTCTGAAGCAGCTAAACATCAAAACTTGGAAGATTTAAAAACCATTCAAAAGCAAATTGGCTTCGATTTATTATTGAATGAAAACCGTTTTTTAGAAAAAGATGGTGAACGTATCGCTTTGGTTGGTGTTGAGAACTGGGGCACAGGTGGTTTTAAACAAGCAGGTGATTTACGGGAAGCTGCTTCGGGAATTAAAAAAGACGATTTTAAAATTTTAATGAGCCACGACCCAACCCACTGGGAAAAAGTTGTGATTGATGATGATTATCATTACCACTTAACACTAAGTGGTCACACCCATGGTATGCAGTTTGGTATTGAAATACCAGGTTGGTTTAAATGGAGTCCTGTAAAATGGCGTTACAAATATTGGGCAGGTATTTACGAAGAAATGGGGCAATACATCAATGTGAATAGAGGATTTGGGTATTTGGCATTTCCAGGACGTGTGGGGATATGGCCAGAGATTACGGTAATTGAACTTAAAAAGGGGGCAAGTACAACCTAA
- a CDS encoding thioredoxin family protein: MSKFGELIDVEIPVLLEFFTDWNDQSTAMHAVLRDVAAALGDKAKVIKIDVEKNEELAEALRVKTLPTLIIYKDGEMKWRQSGEQDANTLIGIIQKYV, from the coding sequence ATGTCAAAATTTGGGGAACTAATTGATGTAGAAATTCCTGTTTTGTTAGAATTTTTCACGGATTGGAATGACCAATCTACAGCAATGCATGCCGTTTTAAGAGATGTAGCTGCTGCACTTGGCGATAAGGCTAAAGTGATTAAAATTGATGTTGAAAAAAACGAAGAGCTTGCCGAAGCGTTGCGTGTAAAAACACTGCCAACATTAATTATTTATAAAGACGGCGAAATGAAATGGCGCCAAAGCGGTGAGCAAGATGCTAATACGCTTATTGGCATCATTCAAAAGTATGTTTAA